The genomic interval CGCCGGGGAGCGCCAGCCCCATCCGGCCGTCGCCGGAGCAGGCCGCGGCCAGCGCCCCGCGCTGGTCGCGGCGCACGTGGTAGAGGCGCACCGCGCCGATGCCCAGGCGCTCCGGCCAGCCGGCCAGCGCCTCATGGGCGGCGTGGAAGGGCTGGGTGGGGTCGGCCTTCAGGGTGAAGCACTCCTGGAACAGCAGGTCGGCGCCCCGGTAGAGGTCCTCGGCCTCCCGCGTCGGGCGGCCGTCGCCCGAATAGGCGAAGCTCCGCCCGCCGGCCTCCAGCCGGATCGCGTGGTTGGGGACGGCGTGCAAGGTCGGCGCGCTGCGCACGGCGAAGGGGCCGATCCGTCCCTCCGTCCCCTCGCCGGGCGTCTCGCGCCAGACCAGGGGGAACCGCCGCGCCCGCTCCGGATCGATGCCGCCCGCCTCGAACAGGCGGGTGAGCTGGCGGCGGCCCTCGGCGGTGGTGACGATCTCCAGCGGCTTGCGGCGCCCGTCGTCGGTCCAGCGGATCAGCACCGGCACCAGACCGAAGCAATGGTCGGGGTGGTGGTGCGTGAAGTACACGGCGTCCACCGCGTCCGGATCGGGCAGCGCCCGCCACAGCGACGGCGGCACCGAATGGCCGCAGTCGATCAGCAGGCGGAAGCCGTCCGCCGTCACCGCGACGGAGGAGTTGGAAAAGTCGGGGTCGCCGGCCTCGCCGACGCCCAGCACGAAGATGTCCATGGGGTTCAGTGTCCAACCTTGGCCAGAACGTCGGCCTTGAGGAAACGCTCGATCACCAGCATGAATCCGACCGAGGGGACCAGCAGGATCAGCGCCGTGATCGCGGCGATCTGGTAGTTGCCGCCCATGCCCGCGTTGAACATGAGGAGCGGCAGGGTGGTGACGTCGGGCACGCCGACGAAATAGGTCCCGGTGAACTCGTCCAGCGATTCCAGGAACACGAAGATCGAGGAGGCCAGCACGCCGGGGGCGGCCAGCGGCAGCGTCACGTCGCGGAAGGTCCGCAGGGGCGAGGCGCCCATGTCGCGCGCCGCCTCCTCCAGCGAGCGGTCCACCGCGGCGAAGGCGGCGGCGGTGATCCACACCGAGAAGACCAGCCCGTGCACCGTGTGCACCAGCACCACCCCGGCGACGGTGCCGTTCAGCCCCACCGCGTAGAAGATGCGCGCCACGTTGATGTGGACGGCGACGCTGGGGAAGGCCTGCGGCAGCAGGAAGGCCAGCAGGATCGCCCCCCGCCAGGGCAGGCGCAG from Azospirillum sp. TSH58 carries:
- a CDS encoding ABC transporter permease — its product is MTFRSFGWLPRGLLLGLLAFAVFGPLTNLGLWAVAEKWYFPHALPLQYGFSFWERVFAPRSNAMASLATSVTIALFTVAACLAVSVPAGYALARLRLPWRGAILLAFLLPQAFPSVAVHINVARIFYAVGLNGTVAGVVLVHTVHGLVFSVWITAAAFAAVDRSLEEAARDMGASPLRTFRDVTLPLAAPGVLASSIFVFLESLDEFTGTYFVGVPDVTTLPLLMFNAGMGGNYQIAAITALILLVPSVGFMLVIERFLKADVLAKVGH
- a CDS encoding MBL fold metallo-hydrolase, with amino-acid sequence MDIFVLGVGEAGDPDFSNSSVAVTADGFRLLIDCGHSVPPSLWRALPDPDAVDAVYFTHHHPDHCFGLVPVLIRWTDDGRRKPLEIVTTAEGRRQLTRLFEAGGIDPERARRFPLVWRETPGEGTEGRIGPFAVRSAPTLHAVPNHAIRLEAGGRSFAYSGDGRPTREAEDLYRGADLLFQECFTLKADPTQPFHAAHEALAGWPERLGIGAVRLYHVRRDQRGALAAACSGDGRMGLALPGERIRLG